The genomic window GCGGGCCCGGCCTGGGCCAGGAGCCGCAGCTCCCCGggtcgtgccccccccccccccccccccaagaaccgGGCCAGGGCCCCGCGTCCCGGCGGCCCCGTGGGGCGCCCCACGGCAGGGAGCCCGTGGGGCAGGAGCTGCGCACTGGGGACGGAGTCCGTTCCCACGCTTGttcccccggccccgccagcTCCCTCGGCCGGCGGGCAGCACACAGGCAGCGCTGCCTGCTAAACCCCCTGCGCTGggtggagggagggcaggagacggggggggacgggacggggcgccGGGCTGTGCCCCGGACTGCAGCGGGGTGCCTAGCGCTcgcccccccatccctgcctcagtttccccaccggCGCTGCGTGCACACGCCCCCGCCCGGCTCCGGAGGAAACAGCGCAGATAACGCCGAGCGCCGGGGCCCGAGCAGCGCCCCGAGCACCGCAGGGTCACCGACGGGACTCGGGGGGTCGGGAAGGGACGCAGCACGGCCTCCCGCGCCCCGGTGGGTGCAGACAACCCCGCTCCgtcccagccccggcccccccccacacacacacccccgtgCCCCAGCGcgtcctcctccagccccggaGCAGCGGGACGCACGGGGGCAGGCTGAGACCGCCCGCAGCTCATCACACCCTCCGAGAGCAGCCGCCCGTAGGCCTCCAGCcgccccccccctgccccgcgaTGCCGGAGACCCCGAAgacctccccaccaccaccaccaccaccccctcccacaCCAGGGAAgggattctccccccccccccgcgttaCCTTTCTCCTGCAACGGGgcgctcccctcctccctgctaACCTGGGCGATGATGGACTGGTGCTCCATGggcgccgggcgggggggggggggggggggggatgggagggggcggccccccccggcgcggcccccggggggggggaggcggggcgggggccggcggcggcgcggggcggcgggcgcgggagCGGCGCCGCGGAGGAAACTTTGTTACAACATGGAGTTTCCTCCGCCCGGGCTGGGGCTGCAAACATGGAACCCGGGCGCGGTTTCAAGGAACCCCTTAAAAGGGCAATGCCGAGGggggccccctcctcctcctcctcctcctcctcctcccactcccactcccacCTCCGCCTCTCCGCACCCGCCCCGCGGGGGAGGAGCGGGGGTCCCCACCGAGACGCGACCGGCATCGGGGGTGCAGAGGGGTTGGCGGCCTCTGAGGAGGCGTCTGCGGCGCTTCTTTGGCTAGAAaaggacagccccccccccccccccccaccttgagCCATGGTGGTCGTACGGGGCTCCCCATAGCCCTCCGGCTGAGGGATAATGGAGAGCGGGATCAGCCCTGCTGTCACTCCCCCaggtgtcacacacacacacacccccccccgttCAGCTGGCGGCCCCGGGGGAAGGACCCCCCCCGCAGCCACCCCCGGCATATGAAGCCCCCCCGCCATGCTGGGTGTCCCCCGGAGCGGAGACCCCTGGACCCGGTGGCTCTAGGCTGGGGGGTCACCAGCTCCCGCCGGGGACAGGTTCCCTACTGCCAGCGCAGGCCAGTGTTCGGGGCAacaggtgctggggggctgcaccAATAAccacctgcttttttctttctttccctctttcccctacAATTTCCCAATTATTTGGGAaattaatatatatgtatgtatcatCGATCTATATACTTCCCCCTGCagttcctctcctcctgccttcgGGGGGAAGCGGGGCCGTTTCCAGGTGCTCACCGAAAAGCAGCTCTTACCGGGAGCTTGAGGCTGTAACGACCCCTTCAGGGGAAACTCGTGCCCCCGCCCCAAGCCCCCCCATGTGCTGGCATCCGCCATCCCCAGCCCCTTTCCCCCAGCAGCCCTGTACCGCCGTGCCCCCAGGCAGCGACCGGCCCTGGGGGGGTTTCCAGCCGGTCCCGGTCGCCTCCCCCCCTTGCCATCTCGGCGGCAGGAGATGCTGTGCCCTCTGTCAGCCCTTCCCCGGGGGCAGAGCAGGCTGGAAATTCCCCATCTGAGCTTGTTTGGGGTCTTTCCACCTCTCCCAGCTGCGGTTTGGGAGCTTCGGGGGCTGAGGTTGTCCCTTCTGGCCCGGGGGGGGACCAGGGGCACTGGCGAGGCAGCGCACCCGGGTACCGCtctgcccccccccggctccccgggaCTGAGCCCGCCCCGTACGGTGGGAAACGAGTCTGGGGGGGaacctgtcccccccccccaggccagcgTGGGGCACGAGGGGGGGGCACGACACATGGCCACAGGTGGCCCCTCTGGGAAACGGGGTCCGGCATCGGGAGGTACCGTACCCCCCCGGGGAGTCGGGATGCTGCGGGGCCGGCGGGACCAGGCAGGCGGTGGAAACGCTGGCAGAGCAAAAAGCCGGTTCGCACCTGCGGCTCCCGCTCTCCCAGCTGGGCACGGGGCACCCCGGCACCACGATCCCGCGGGGGAGCCGTGGCAGTGACGGGGCTGTGGCCGGGAACCGGGACACCGCGTCCTgccacctcctctgcctgctctgagGGTGGGCAGCggtcgtgcctcagtttccctgccccTCCGCAGCGCCGGACAGGGAGGCAGCCGGCTCCCCTGGCCAGGCAGCCGGCACTGCCCCCCTGCCCGGctaggaggaagaggaaggaagaggctGTGCTTCCTCCGCTCTCTATTTTGGGCTGACCTGTGCTGCTCCTTTAGCCCAGGTGGAGCCAGGCAGGATGCCTGCCTCGTCCCCGGTGGGCTGactggcctgggctgggctgccGGTGGGTGCCAGGGGATGCTGCCCACCGTGGGGACAGCTGTGGAGGCCACACGCAGTCCCCACCAGGACCCCTGTCCCTCTGGCCGAGTCCTTCTCTTCCTTCCATGACGAGCCatgagcaggcagcagccccagtTCAGCCAGGCCCTGCTTGTCCTCTAATTAATGTAATTAGGAAAGTCTCCAGGCCAGACGCCTGCAGCGGCAGTTGGAGCATCGCTTCCAGTTCTGCTGCCTGCTCAGGGGCAGATGGGGCAGCTGGGGAGCCCGGGGGGACGTTGTCCCCGTCTTGGGGTTGTGGGACAAGCTGGGGACGCGGGGCTTGTGCGACGAGGGGCCTCATCCTGcacccccaggccaggccaggagCAGGCAGACCCCAGCTGGGTGTATGGGCTGCAGCTCGTGGGTACAGGGCAGAAAGGCACCCCTGCCCCCGGGACCCCTCTGTGCCGCCCCAATGCCCCCAGGCGGGGGTCCCGGTTATgctgtcccctcttcccccagctacCATGGCCCGGGGAGCTCTGCCCCACGGAGTGCTGCCCCACAGCCGGGACCTCGGGCTGGGCACCTCCTGCTAAAAGCTGGGCCCACGCAGGTGACCCCAGTCCGGGGATACCCTGGGGCGGGGGTCCCGGCCAGAGAGGGGTGATGCCCGCAGGCACGGCCCTAGGGACCCCCTGCCCCCGAGACGAGCCGTGGGGCTGgtccctgcaccccccagccccgaCCCGCGGGGTGGGGGTGCCCCTTGCAGCCAccgtggggtgggggtggggggtggtccCTGCTCCGCCTCCCCACGGCCGGTGGCGGCCCCGGCGACGGGGGTCGGCTGCGCCGCTTGGAGGggggaaacacacacacacacacacagacgaCCCCGCCTTTCGGTGGGCCCCACCGCTCTGGCTCCTCCTTCAAGCAGCCCGAAGCCGGGCCaaagcgggggcggggggggaggcacCTCCCCACCCCGATCGGCATCGCCCTTTTAAGGAAGGGGAAATTCTTCACATAAACAAGCGCGGCCCCCGGGAGCGGGGGGGTCTCCCCTTCCcggaggtggggtgggggagcacgggacgggacgggggggggggggggggtcagccccccccccaattacCCCCTCTACCTCCCGGCCGTGCTGGTTTGGGAAGGGGGATtttggggttggggagggggggggggtgctggggagaggggggagccTTGAAACAGCCAGGGAGCGTCTCGCAAGTGCGGACCTCGGCAGGGGGCGAAGCGcagcgggaccccccccccagggtgcgGGGCcgcgggaggagggaggggggcgaCGGCCGCCCCCGGGGAGGGACCGAGCGGCTCCGCATCCGCATCCGGCGGGGCCGGCAGGCGGGAAACGGGGCAtccggggcggggagggcacgGTGgggccccccacctccccgctccccccgggggAATGCGAAGAACTGGGGCTGAGGCCCCCCCCTCCCGCACACCCACGCTCACGCGTGGGTCtatgcaacccccccccccccccgccgagcccccccagcccggggcaAAGGGTCCGGGCCGGGGtatgggggggccgggggggtgccctccccgccccggggtcGCGCAGCAGCAGCGAGGCTGAGGCCAGGTTACAAACACGACATTTATcagccccccgcacccccccccccccccccaaatttaggACCCCCCCGTGGGGCTCCagccggtccggtccggtccggggGCTGGGGCCGGTcccgggcagcggggctggccgTCCCGGCTCCCCTGGGGCTGGCCCCACCGTCCCCGGGCGGCGAGGGATGGTTAGCGGTCCCGGGAGGTGATTAGCGGTCCCGGGCAGTAATTAGCGGTCCCGGGGGCCGGCGGTTCCTGGCACTAATAAGGAGGGAAGATCTCCGGGGCGGCTCATTCGCTGAAGCCTCTGTGCCAAGGGCTGGGGGCACCTCCCgctgcttcctccccccccagccccgatcCAGCCTGAACCAGCACCCCCTgaattgggggtggggtggggggggcgctaaAAACTTGGGGGGTGGTCTGCCCGCTGTTAACCCCTTCCTTGCTGGGTGCACCTCTGGCCAGAACATCATCCCCAGGCTCAGCGTGGCATCGAATCAGTGCCCAGTGCGGGGGGGGCcgtgctgggcagggaggggggacgGGGTCTGTTACCGGGTCCCTGCCAGCACCGGCTGGTCGAGGGAGACGCCGAAGCTGAACCGGCTGTGGTGGCCCCGGGCCAGGAACCGGGCTCCATGCGCGATGCTGCAGGTCCAGATCTGTGGGGGCAAAGAGGGCGGGTCGATGGGCACCCACGGGGGATGCCACCCCCCACCCGGCTACCCCTTCGCGCGGTGCCAGCCCTACCAGGTAGGCGACGAAGGCCACgtaggcagccagcagcaggcccAGGGGTATGTGGTACCCCAGGCCCCGCAGCGTGGGCAGAAAGTCCACCACGAAGTAGATATTGATGGCGCAGACCAGCCCCGTGATGAGGATCATCAGCACCTTCCccgggctgcgggcaggggagCGGGCATCAGCGGCAGGGCAGACTCCCCACCCCGTGTGCCGCCGGGCACAGCGGTCTGGGGGATCTGGGTTTGTAGGTGAGCAAGACCCCAGCTGGGACATCTCTGCACCCCACGGCCATCCTAGATCCCCACGATGGGGCTCTGGGCATGGGCTTTGGCCACTCTCCGAatgcagggctggcagtgccaggaGGGTGCTGAGGACTCAGGGATGCCCGAGGGCACCAGACGTGGCATTGGGATGAGGATGGAGAGGGCAGTGATGGGGTCTGTCCCGCTCTGGCTGCCCAGGTCAGGTGGGAATGGACACGCCCCCCCCAATCCCCATACACCAACTGCCCCCACGGCATGGTTTGGGGAGGCAGGATGGGCCAAAGGGAGGGTGCCTGCAGCCGGTGTGCCCCActctgcccccccgccccgtgcctgcccctgccctggcACTCACAGGCCGTTGGTGAAGTCCTGCATGAGTGGGCGCAGGCTGGTGAAGGTGAGGACGGGCAGGACGGCAAAGGgcagctggaaggagaggaggatgAGGCGGGCATGGCTGCCAGGccggggtgttgggggggggggcaggtgaagccccccccccccccccttaccaaGATGCTCTGCAGGACGTTGAGCAGGTCGTTCATGCCCGTGAGGTGGCTGACATCCTTGAAGGCGGCCACAAAGACGGTGGGCAGGATGGCGAAGGAGCGGGTGAAGACCACCCGGGCGAAGCGGGACCAGCGGAGCTGCAGGAAGCCCTGGGGACACGGCAAAACCTGTGCCCTTGCCATGCCTGGGGCATCGTGCCAGGGTGGCTCCCCCCAAACCCTGGCTTAGAGGAACACGGCGGGGGCATCGCCCCCCTCTCCTGTGTCAAGGTGCTGAGCGGGCCCTTGCAGGGCTGCTGGGCCCCGCTAGATGTCAGCTCCAGCTCATTAAGCAAATGATCTCATTAGGAGAACACTGCGTGGGGCACCCACAAGGTGCCTCTGGGAGAGGGTGTCACAGGGGGCGGGGGTGGCCATGCAGTGGCAATGGGTGCCATCGGGAGGCTGCCACCCACCGGGTGGGCAATGCCCaatgcccagctccctgcaggaaTGGGGGgcaattaactctgccaaatacCCCAGAGTGGGGGGTGCTGCCCATAGGACCCCCCATCCAGGGCCCACCCATGAttctcccccttcccagctgTTCCCCATGGGGATGAGggccagcatccctgtccctcaCCTCCATGACAAACTGCCCTGCGTAGGTCCCGGTCATCGTGGAGCTCTGTCCTGCTGCAAGGATCCCAATGGCCCAGATGTACAGTGCCACTGCCCCGAAATAGCATCCCAGGATGACACCCTGTGCAAGGACACTTCCATGGGCACCCCAGAGCATTCCTCAGCCTGGGCACCCCATCAGCTCCCAGCCTTTCAGGAGGGtcacagcagcccccagcctcagGGGTCAATGGCAGGGTGTGCTATGTCCCCCAAATGGGTACGGATGCCTGCTGGGCACAACCCAGGGCCACTCACCCCCTGGTAGATATCCACAGAGACCGTCTCGTTGTTGTTGGGGAAGATGCTGGCATACTGGCTGATGCTGCTGTTGACACACTTGTTGTGCTGCAAGGCGTGGCAGGCACGAGCGTGATGGCCACCCAGTAGCCCCCCCAGACACGGGGGGACACCCCCCTCATGGGACACCCACTCTCCAAGGGATGCTCGCCCTGCCCATCTCCACAGCTGTCACAGACGTGACCTCCCTCCCCACGGGTGTGAGGTGACACTCACTACATCCTCGTTTCGCTGGTGGTAGAAAGCCTCGCCGAAGACAGCCATGACGAAGAGGTTGATAAGGAAGGAGACAAAGAGGGCCACGCAGGACTCGATCAGGAAATACATGTTGGCCTCCCGCACCGCCTCCTTCTTGGACCGGTCGATCTCCCGTGTCTGGGCACGGCGGGTGACATGGGTGCCACAGGGTCAGGTGAGCACCTCTGTCCCACGGCCAGGACCATCTGGTCCCCACCAAAGTGTCCTCTGAGACACCCTGGGGTAGCAGTACCCATGGCAGTGCCCTGGTCTCACCTTGACCAAGGAGGAGTGGAGGAAGATGTTATGGGGCATAATGATGGCGCCAACGATGCCCACGGCCTGGAGCAGCTCCTCTCGCCCGCAGCCCAGGCAGTAGGGCAGGAAAATGCCCTTCAGCACCTCCACCTGCCCTGGCCTCACCACCACGTACTGGAGACCGGTGGGAAGGGGCACTTGTGAGCTGGCTCCCACCCTGCTGCCGCCCAGTGACAGTGGGGACGCCCCGTGGGTgtcccctgccagcaccctgcagGGAAAGTGGTGTCCCCAGCTCCCCCCTTCACACCTCATAGCCGAAGGTCAGGGCCATGATGGTGATGAGAAGGCCAAAAAAAGCCTCCAGTTTGCGGAGCCCTAGAGGGGTCGAGAGATGGGGTGGGACAGAGCGAGGGACACCAGTGCCACACCAGCATCAGGGCTGCCTGGGTgagtgtgtccccccccccgtcccctcacGCTGGCACTTACCGTACTTgtcaaggaagaggaagaagagggtgtCCACGATGGTGATGAGGACCCCACCCCAGAGGGGGATGCTGCGGGATGGCAAGGGGGGGCATTGGACGTGTGCCCCTCGGCAGAGAGGGGCCATGGGGGAGGCTTAGGGGTACCAGTGGGGCGGCTCACCGGCCGGCTGAGAGCAGGCTGAAGGCGATGGCTGTCCCGATCACCTCCTGCATGTCAGAGCCGATGATGGCGATCTCGATCATGAGCCAGAGCAGCACGCGGGGCACCTGGAGGGGCCGGGGCACCGTGAGGTGTCTGAGCCCACAGGGGTCCTGGCCCCAGGCGAGCTGGCACAACCTCCAGGGTGGAGACGCCTGTCCCTGTTCCCAAGCTGTGGCAGGCCACCCAGAGCAACATGGGGATGCCAGGAGACCCGTCCCAGCCTCTCCCACAACACAGTCTCAGGGTGCAAGACGGATCCTAAATCCCAGCCTACCCCtacctccccatccctgccccagtgGTAGCTGAGGACAGGACCCAGCTGCCTGGGTATGATGGTCCTGGTGGGGTGCAGGGGCAGAGGGATGTATCCAGTTCTCCTTTTGGGGACCTGGCATTCATTCGACACACCTCATCACTCATTCCCCTCCATCAAGATCCTGCCGACTAGACGGGACCCCTAGCCCCTCCACCTCCTTTGCCATGTGACTCCCCCTGAGTCCCCTCAACTCCCTGCACCAATGTGCCCAGGCTTGCCCCGCGTCTCGGCTGCGCGTCGCTGCCCCGACACCCGGGCTCACCCCCCCGGGGGACGCGCTCACATGTCCCCAGATTGGACCGGGACACCGAGGcaactgcttcccccccccccgccttgtgcCGGGCGCCCATACTGCAGGGGTTTGTGGGCACTAGATGGGGGGCACCAGGGatggggggggctttggggagcCCCTGGGAGAGGTGGGGCTCTTGCAgcatctttctgctcctctccagcccccccagtccctgccagGATTGTCACCAGCCCAAGTGTGGGGTCCCCCCAGGCTGTGACCCCCGCGGGGTCTCCCCGTGGCTGCTCACCTTGGGGTAATAGAGGTAGCAAATCTCACCCAGGTCCTTCCCCGTCACCACACCCAGCCGGATGGCCAGGCGCTGGCACAGCAGCCCCAGGACGGTGGcccacagcagcacccacagcagctgcaggggGGCAGAATGGAGGGAAGTAGCAGGGGCTGGGCACCGGGCAGGATGCGACTCCCCGGGGCTCCCAGCAAGGTTATCAACTAGCCCAGGGACATGGGAAAGAGAAGCCCAGAGAGGTTGGAGGTGGtccccagcccaggcagagggGTGGCCCTCTTGCACCCCGGGGTGCCTTCCCCCAGTGCCAAGGGCCCCCCCGTGTCCTTCCCgctcccagggctggggaagaCGGTTCCCCATGGGGCTCGGAGGCCGTTGGCGCAGGAGAGGTTACGAAACCTCCGGCTGCTTCCTGACCCGGGGGCCAGGGGGGCCCAGGGCTCACCTTGAACCCCGCCACTGCCCCGCACTGCAGGTCTGACTCCACGTTGCCCGGGTCCAGGTAGGCGATGCTCATGAGGAAGCCGGGACCAGTGAAAGCCCAGAGTTTCCTAAAGCTGAAACCGGGCTGGGACAAGGCAGCAGGTCAGAGCGAGGAGCTCTCATTCAAAACCAGTGTCTCCCAGCTGCACTCCCAATGCCCTTTTGCCCAGTGCTGGGAAGCCCTGTGCCAGGTGCATTTCACACACAGAAGACATTTCTTCCACCTGCTTTAGGGAAGAAcggctgccccccagcccctctcccttaGCAGCAGTGCAAGGAGGCAGCGAGatcccccatcccacccagggACAGGTTGGACAGTAATTTCTAGGGGGGTGCCAGGCACCGTTAATTGCACCCCGTGGGATTCCGCTACCGAGTCCTGCTTTCACCACCACTCCTGGCAGGGGAACCCCCATTCCTTCCCCTTCTCACTTCCACCCCCCGAGACCAGCTGGGGATGAGGGTGCTGGCAGGGTGCGGGCAGCCTGCGGGAGCCCCACTGGGCTGGGCATGGGTGGCCCAGGACCGGGAGCCTGGGAGAAGTGTGAGCAGCAGGGTGATCCCTGCAGCTGGGTAGGACCTCgccccatgcctcagtttcctcatctggAAACCTTTAAGCATGGAAAAGCTCACCCTAGGGCTGTGATTTGCCTGAGCCGGCTCTGGGGACGCTGAGGTCCTCAGGGCATGTCCCAGGCATATCTCTCCCCCTGCAGTGGCCCTTTGCATCCCCACCTCAAGCTCCCTGAGGTACCAGCCCCTCACCCCATCTCTGCCCACCCTCAGATGGAGGTGCCAGCCTGGCAACACCTACCCCGCCGCCCTTGGGGATGCTGATGAGTTCATCCAGGTAGGTCTGATCCCGGGTGccagggtgctgcaggggcaCGGGGCTCCCAACGGTGCCATAAGTCTGGGCTTGGCCCCGGTTCAGGGACCCGGTGAGGCCTGCGGGGgggcaaggaagaggaggaggggaggtggCAGCCTGCCGGGGGATGAAGACACTGGTGGGCTGGCAGCCCTAGTACCGGCTCTACTCAGTCCCACCTGCCCCTGCCCGATGAGCCCTGGCTCAGCCCAAAGAAGGATGAGCCCCATTTCTCCAGGGGGTCTGTGGGGGTGGCTATATTGGGGCTGTCAGTGGCTACGCAAAGGAGTCAGATGCCACTTCCAGCTCAGGTGTCCCTAAACCCCCCAGGTCCCACCCCACTCTTCACCAGTCCGAGAACGAAGTGcatttctgggcaggagggacagGAGGGGACCCTGCTCTGGGTCCTGCTGCTGGGTGGGCACAGACTGGGGACAAGAGGCTGGTACTGGTCCCGATCACCCCTCCAGCCCACCCGCATCCTGGGAATGTAGATGAATCCTGAGTGGGCTTGGGGGAACAGAGGACAGGGcaggtggggaagccaggacagactgGGGGGGCAATGGTGCCCACTGTGGTGGGGGAGCAAAGCCAGGGGTCCCAAGGCAGAGGAAAGAGTGtcagggggaggaaaggaggtgtGGGGGGACCCAAGTGTCTTGCAGCTCACCTGGCTCCAGTGATGCCACGGCTGGGCCTGATCTGGACATGGTGCCGGGGAGCCGTGATTGTGACACTGGATGCAATGCTTGCCACCCAGCTTTTAAAGGACCCCCCCcagttgcacacacacacaccccccccccgccgaggaggagaggaggaggaggagaaggaagtcctccttccccacccactGACCTGGGCTAGGAAAGGGGTGGGGGTTGGGTGCTCTGAATGTGCACTGTCTCAGTTCCCCCACCCTGTGCCAGGATGGGGGGacccagcacctccctcccccttGCCATGCATACGACGGGGCACCCACACCAGAGTACCCAGGGGTGTGGGAGCATGCCTGCGTGTGACCGTCCATCACATGCCAGGGGTCCGGCTCCTTTGGTGGTTGGGAGGACAGGGGACAGTGTCccgcagggtggggagggagggctggctcGGCGGGAGTAGGGGAAAGGCCAGAGGAGCGGGAGCGAGGAGGAAGCAGGCGTGCGTTGCACAAGCGCGTGAGCACATCAGAATGCACTCTCAGCTGCTGGGGGAGAGCACCCAGCCAGGCAGGCTCTGCGGCGCATGGTGCTCATGCCACCCCCAGGTCGGGGGACACCCACTGCCCCCAAAAATGGGGTGCTCAGTGTTGTCGCAGGTCAAGCTGCACCCGCAAAAGTGGGTGACCCCATCCTGAGGACCCTTGTGGCGGCAGAGGTAAGAGGGGGTGCACCCCAGGTGCACCCATGGGTGGCTGGGTAGTACCGGCTGCCTCTCCGGGGCACCCTTCTGTCGGCCAGGCTGTGCCCCACAGAGAGGTGGGCATCGGGGCTCTGCCCCTGGGGAGACGTGGGGTGGCCTGGCACAGGGATGCGAGCTTGGCCCTGCCCCAGGGTATGCCCCAGGCACCCCCCATCTCAAGCGAGGGCTAGAACAgctgggagggggacagggggTCCCGCCCAGACTCACATGGAGTCGGGGTTAGCACGCAACTTAGCACCCATTACcctccccgtgcctcagtttccccaaagcAAACGAGCCTGGACAGGCAGTGCCGGCAGCTTTATTCCCCATTAGCCGGAGGGTGGCAAGGCGGGGGGCTGGCAGCCACAGTGGAGGCAAAGGGGGTCCCGGGGGGCTGCTGGCGGGCAAAGAATTGAGCGGCGAAGGAGACGGGGTCAcagggctgctggaggagcagggcctggaggaaGTCAGCCAGCAGCACTCGGAGCTCGGGGTGCTGCTGAATGTAGGTGGCGTGGGACGCTTGCAGCTCCTCCTGTGGTGAGGTGGGGAGGGTGGGCATGGGCACCAATGTCCCCCCCCCGGCCACTGTgccagggtggggggcaggatGCCTGGGCCCTTTTCCAAACttgaggagctggggagggaggatgctGGCCCGCCTGCCTCCCCACTGTGCCCCCCGGGCATCCCAGGGGAGACCCTGCTGGGAGTGGCACAGCCCCATGTCCCCAAATCGCCTTGTCCCCCTGTCTCACCTTCCTGTCCAGGAACCAAGAGCAGAGCTGGATGTCCTCCTCCCAGTCCAGGGGCTGTTTGGGGAAGGGGGGTAGGGGCTTGACCCCACCTGGCAGCAGAAAGGCAGGGCAGGGTGTTCCCCATTTGGCTGCCagacagcaggcaggggctgcctgtgctggggggcACAAGCACAGTACCTGTCCCCCCCTCAGTACCTGTCTCGCTGAGGACGGACTCATCCTGCAGAAGCACCAGCATCGGGCAGCCGACCTGCACCAGACGGGCCAAACGCCTGCAGGGGTCGGGGGGAAGAGCCGATCATCCCCCTCCTGGGTccctgccaggctggcagggctgggggtgcccctgGCCAGACCCCCACCATACCCGCTGGGGAGGAAGCTGCTGTGCCACACGGTGGAGATGCCTGTGCTGGCGTGCACGACTCGCTCGATCACAAACACCTCTGCCTCCACTGAGCCCACTGCCTGCCGCTGGATGCCCAGGGCACGCTGTGGGGGGCATGGCCAGGGCTCACCCCTGTCCTAGAGTGCCCCCTGCCCCCAGGTGCCATCTCCATGCCCCCCATGCTGTCAACCACACTGCTCACTGGCACCTCCCACAACCCACCCTGGCACCCCCAACCTGACCCAGACCCCCCATCCCACAGGCCCCCCTGGCCAGTGGCTCACGTAGCTGGAGGTGCAGAGGTGGCCCTCGGTGTTGATGGCTGGGAAGATGAGGCCGGAGGGCACTGCCTGCTGGCACGCCAGCACCcgcagcagcaggaggctggcaCCCTCCGGCAGCAGCCCCCGCATCTTGTCCCGCCCGTAGGAGAAGCTCCAGCACTgtggctctgcctgcagagagacAAGGCCACCTTGTGGAACAGCCACAGCCCCATCTTCCCGAGGGACAGCACCCTCTGGAGcctgggggcacccctgggtgggACAAGGCCAGCtgtgcctcccccctccccaggatgTGCCCCAtctgggggagatggggagagacacccccccccccccccccccccagcctcaccTCTCCCTTTCGGAGGGTCTTTGTGACAGTCATCCCATGCTGGTGGCTCACCATGTGGGTCCTCCTCTCCACTGGGTGTGCTTTGAGCTGTGGGAGAGGTGAggggcacagggtgggggggCAGAGCCAGGGCACTCCCTC from Accipiter gentilis chromosome 1, bAccGen1.1, whole genome shotgun sequence includes these protein-coding regions:
- the SLC11A1 gene encoding natural resistance-associated macrophage protein 1, translated to MSRSGPAVASLEPGLTGSLNRGQAQTYGTVGSPVPLQHPGTRDQTYLDELISIPKGGGPGFSFRKLWAFTGPGFLMSIAYLDPGNVESDLQCGAVAGFKLLWVLLWATVLGLLCQRLAIRLGVVTGKDLGEICYLYYPKVPRVLLWLMIEIAIIGSDMQEVIGTAIAFSLLSAGRIPLWGGVLITIVDTLFFLFLDKYGLRKLEAFFGLLITIMALTFGYEYVVVRPGQVEVLKGIFLPYCLGCGREELLQAVGIVGAIIMPHNIFLHSSLVKTREIDRSKKEAVREANMYFLIESCVALFVSFLINLFVMAVFGEAFYHQRNEDVHNKCVNSSISQYASIFPNNNETVSVDIYQGGVILGCYFGAVALYIWAIGILAAGQSSTMTGTYAGQFVMEGFLQLRWSRFARVVFTRSFAILPTVFVAAFKDVSHLTGMNDLLNVLQSILLPFAVLPVLTFTSLRPLMQDFTNGLPGKVLMILITGLVCAINIYFVVDFLPTLRGLGYHIPLGLLLAAYVAFVAYLIWTCSIAHGARFLARGHHSRFSFGVSLDQPVLAGTR
- the CATIP gene encoding ciliogenesis-associated TTC17-interacting protein, with the translated sequence MEPPPECRQETPALTEAAAEFLRLIGPEELERCLFAETLEVVAAGDQPRDRAGGQRWVAARWAPYERAGEPVRSCLLVQAGTRSRQDGVPGSSTLKAYVTPQLETLEQEEQERLELKAHPVERRTHMVSHQHGMTVTKTLRKGEAEPQCWSFSYGRDKMRGLLPEGASLLLLRVLACQQAVPSGLIFPAINTEGHLCTSSYRALGIQRQAVGSVEAEVFVIERVVHASTGISTVWHSSFLPSGRLARLVQVGCPMLVLLQDESVLSETGGVKPLPPFPKQPLDWEEDIQLCSWFLDRKEELQASHATYIQQHPELRVLLADFLQALLLQQPCDPVSFAAQFFARQQPPGTPFASTVAASPPPCHPPANGE